A stretch of DNA from Bradyrhizobium algeriense:
TGTCGTCACGTCGCGCCATAACGTCCTCCATTTCCCGCGCCGTCTGACCGCAGTCACGAACGTCCGCTTGATTTTGGAGTGCATCTCTACGAGCGCCATTGTCTTGACCGGCGTCGATCGCGAAAGCGAAATCCTCGGTTTCGGAGCTTCGGTAGCGCCTGATGACAATACCATGCCAGGGCGACCAAGGCGCGAGCTGTCGTGAGGCATGCCAAAAAATTCCCCACGGTGGAGAGTAACGCCAAAATCGGTGCCGACGACCGCCGAACCGTCAACTATCTGACAAAATCACAAGCAATTTCAATTGTGTAGGGGTTCGCTTTTTGGTTCTGAATGGCGCGCCACTTCGGTGCAGAACTGGGCACACTAAAACCCGCCATTTTTGCGCTTGAAGCAGCGACGAGCGCACGCAGGAGTGCGCTTTTCGATCCCATGATGCGTAGTTCTGTCTGATCGGCTTCGACCCGTTGGGCGAGCGCACGCAGGTGATCGCGGCGGTAGCCTCCGCTATCGGTCCGCGCGCGAGTGTGGGCTGTCCTGGCAGTTGCGCGCGGCGAATCCGATGCCGGCCGAGGCACCGACGAAACACTGTCGCTCCGATGCTTTCGCAACGCGCATTGGCGCCGGCGCCCGGAAAGGCGTCCGCGCGCCGTCGAGTGAGCAGTGAGTGGGCAGTGTTGTCACTCTGCCTTGCCGGCCGTGGTCTCTTGCCCACGGCCCGACCGCCAGACCGGATCTGGGCGAGACCATAGCACCGCGTCGCGGATAGCTTCTGCCAATGCCTCTGCCTGCACTGCAAGGAAACGCGCGCCCTTTTCAGCCGTGGCGGTCCGCGGGTCTCCCCAAGTCCCTGTGATCGGCGCGCGTTCGGAGAATGAATAGAACCGAGAGAAACCCGCCGGCGCTTGGACTGGGGCGGGAGCCTGCTGCATCGCCTCGTCCAACTTATGCGCCTTCACAATATCCTTCGCTATTGCCATCATGACCGAGGTTTCACCCTCGCAAGCATGTTTCGGCGCGGTGTCGGACTCGAAGATCGCTGCGATCTTTGCGGGCGCCAGGAACCACGGCGTCGTGGCTACGATTGGGAAATCGTATGCCACCGCCAGTTCGCGCGATGCCACAGCAAGAGGATCGATATTGCCGCCGTGGCCGTTTACGATCAGCAAGCGGACAAAGCCCAATGCGCGGAGCGATCGCACGATGCTTTCAAGGATCGCGCGATAAGCCGCATAGTCAACGCTGATCGTGCCGCCAAAAGGCAAATGATGCTCGCTCAAACCCAACCATAGGCCGGGCAGCACAGCGACCGGCACCGGATTTGGACCCTCGACCACCAACCGAGCGGCCGCAATCGACGCAGCACTGGCGCTCGCGGTATCGGTGATAACAGGTGGATGCGGGCCATGCTGCTCCAGCGAGCCAGCAGGCAGGATCGCCAGAGCCCCTTTGCGTGCGGCTATCTCGCGCAGATCCGGAGCGGTCATGCGTGCCCATTCGACTTCAATGCTCATAACGATCTCCCGAAAGGATTGGATCGAGAGAGTATCATGTGGTCCGAAACGGTACAGCGCAGGGGCCGGGCACAAAATTACGAAAACAACCCCATGCAAAGTAGAATGGGACCCGGCTCGCAGTACTCGCGCCGCTTGTACCCCGGGAGCACGCGATGGTCCGCTGTCACGGCCCAATCCAATCGCGTCCCGCTCTAATCAGTCGCGCTGGCTGCCAAGGCTCGCGAATAGTTTGTTAACTACTCTCTACGCTACCGATACTCGCACGCGCCCCTCATCGGAAACGACGTTCTCAGCTCACGCCGCGCAGCTTGCCGAATAGGTCTGTGCATTGCCGGAGGCCGCGGAGCAGAAAGCCGCATAGTAGGCTTCCAGTTCGGCCACGGCGCGATGCTCCCATTCCTTGGCTTGCGCCAGCAGGGAACAGCTATGAACCGGCCGGAAGGCCGCGGTCTGGCGATACAGCGACGCGATGGTGCGGTACCGGCGAACGTTTTCCATGATTGCCAGGCTGTTCATGTTCGTATCTCCCCATTCCTTTTCCCGAACACGAACTTGCGGCAGAACGATTTTCGATTCGTTAGCGCGAGAGGGAGAGAGAACGTGTGGTTTCCGAACTGTTGACGGTGCACCCTCACGGGTGAACACGGCGCAGCCCTTGAGACTTCGGAAGCTCGGCCGCTTCAATCGCCCGTGCGCACGGCCTGCGGCGAGGCCGGCGAATTTCCGCTCGAACAGACAACGCTTGGCAGGAACAATCCTCCATCAAGCGACCATGCGGGCAACATCGTGCGGGCGCAGAATGCCAGTCCGATCCCGAGAAGCGATGCGCACACCAGCGTGGCCGCGAACGGCCAAGCCGTCCGCTTTCGTTGCGGTGACGATGGCAGTCTGGCTGCGATGGTCGCTGGCGCTTGGTTCGAGCTGGACACTGGTCAGGATCCTGACTGGAGAATGATGCGTTCGAGACCAGTCCCGCGCAGGGCCTGCGAAGCTGCAGCCTAATGGTGCTTGTGCTGCTGCGCGACGCCACTGACCGCGGCGCCGGGATTTTCCTCGACGTTGTAGACGATCTCGACAGGCCCGGCCTTCTCGAACACCAGCGTGCCCTTCACCTTCTGGCCGAGCTGCAATGGCTCCTTGAGGCCGAGCAGCACGATACGAAGCGAGCCGGGCTTGAGCTCGATGGTCTTGCCGGGCTTGATCTCGATGCCGTTCGCGAGCGGGCGCGTCTTCGTCACGCCGTCCACATCGACTATCTCGTGCACCTCGATCTGGCCTGCCGCGGGCGAGGCGCCTCCGATCAGGCGATCCGCGGTCTTTCCCTTGTTGGTGATGGTGAGATAGCCGCCCGCGATGTTGGCGTCTTTCGGGGTCGGGCGCGACCAGGGATGCCCGATGTCGATGGCGCCAACCTTGAACTCGTGCGCGCCGGCCGCAGTCGCAATGAGCAAACTTGCTGCGACAAAAATGGCCGCGGTGACAAACACAAAGATATCTCTGACGATAGTTGTCATAATTGTCCTACTCCGATACGCGCGCTGGACGGTTAAGGCATGTAGAGAAACAATCAGACGCGATTACGGCTGGTGCTCGCCGTGATTGCGGCTACGGCCGGACGTGATTGCGGCTACCCGATCGTGGCGCGAGAAAAAGCCGGCGCACAACCGGGCAATCGGACCGCGCCTCTTTCGCCATTCGCTCAACACGCGACAGCCACACCCAAGCCGCGCTCGCGATGACGCCTTCTCTTTTCCGCTTCCCTTCCGTCGCGAGCAGGCCGCGCTTCTCGCACGATCCAGTCAATCTCGCGCCCGATTGCGATGGCTAATCGTCGAGCATCGAGTGTAAGGGGGCGTATGTGTGTGCGTATCTTAAACGGCCCGCGGCCGGCATCTTTTCATCCATGCTGTTTTTTTTGGCGCTACCAGCGGAAGCGCATCATCCCGGCGGCGGCGGCAACACCGGTAGCGGCGGCCCCATCAACACCATCTCGGCCGACACGCTTTCCGAAGGGCTGATCGCCGCATCGGTCCGCTACGAATTCATCCGCCTGGGCCAGCTCAGCGACGCCGACCTGCTTGCCGCTGCGAGCAAAGGCACGCACGCGCATTCGCTCCGCTCGATCGACGCCATCTCGATTTCGGCCGCCTACGGCATCACCAACGACTTCACGGTTGCCGTTCGCGCCGGGGGCGTCCGCCGCTCGGGTATCCGCGAACCCGCAGAAGACATGCTGAGCGGCGGCCATATGGGCATGATGAATACGAGCGACATGAGCAGCCTGATGAGCCCCGACGGCATCAACCGGCGCGGCAACTCGGCCGGATTCGGCGACGTGACCATGCTCGGGCAATACCGCTTCCACAACAACGCGCAAACGGGAACGTCGGCCGCTGTGCTGTTCGGCTTCAAGGCGCCGACCGGCAACACCAACCAACGCGACGCCGCCGGCCAGCTTTTCCAGGCCGAATTTCAGCCGGGCTCGGGCTCGTGGGACGGCCTGTTCGGCGCCGCCTTCACCAAGCGCACAGGCCGCTGGTCGTTCGACGTGAGCGGCCTTTACTATCTGATCAGCACAGGCACACAGGACACCAATCTCGGCGACCGCTTCCTGTTCGGCACCGCCGTCTCATATCGCCTGGTCGGCGCCAACGGCTCGGCGAAAGAGGTGGCGTTGCACGAGTACTGCATGCAGCCCCGCAATCAGTTGCAGGAGCATTGCCTCTATCACGCCAACCACGACCACAGCGACATGATGAAGACGCCCTACACGCTCGACCTCGTTCTCGAGCTCAATGGCGAGTGGCACGACAAGCAGAAGATCGCCGGCATTCCGGATCCCAATTCGGGCGGCACCACGGTCTACCTCTCGCCCGGCGTGCGCGTGGGCTTCGATCGCTTCTCGGGCTTCGTCTCCGTCGGCGTGCCGGTCATCAACCTGCACAACGGCGTTCAGTCCAAGCCCGATTATCGCATCCTCACGGGGATCGGCGCGCGGCTGAATTAAGCGCGGAAGTCGGTGGCCTCGGGCGAGACATTCGGGTCGCCGGCGGAGCTTGGTCGCTCCACCCGCGGCCGAAAGGTCGCAGCGGACGTCACGCGGCGCGGATGTTGCCGAGGAATTTGCCGGTTTCGGTCTCGAGCTGCTCGGATTGCGAGGTGAGCTGGGCTGCTGCGTTCAAGACAAGGGTCGCGGCAGCGTCGACCTTGCTCGATGCTTCGCGTACGCCTGTGATGTTTTGCATCACCTCCTGGGCGCCCTGTGCCGCCTGCTGCACGCTGCGGGCAATCTCGTTGGTCGCAGCGCCCTGCTCTTCGACGGCGGCCGCAATGGAGCCGGTGATTTCGTTCATCTGCCCGATCGTGGTGCCGATTTCGCGGATGGCCTCGACGGTCGAGCCGGTGGCGTCGCGGATGGCCTGGATCTGGCTCGTGATTTCTTCGGTGGCCTTGGCGGTTTGCGACGACAGCGCCTTGACCTCGTTGGCCACGACGGCAAAGCCCCTGCCGGCGTCGCCCGCCCGGGCGGCCTCGATGGTGGCGTTCAAGGCCAGCAGGTTGGTTTGTCCCGCGATGGTCTGGATCAGCGCCATGACCTCGCCGATCTTTTGGGAGGCCTCGACCAGGCGCCCGACCATGGCCTCGGTCCGGCCGGCCTGCCCGACCGCGCTCTGGGCAATCGACGAAGACTGGGTGACCTGCCGCGCGATCTCCTGGATCGAGGACGACAATTCCTCCGCCGAGGCCGCAACCGTCTGAACGTTCGACGCGGTCTGCTCGGCCGCGGCCGCGACCTTGGCGCTCTGATCCGTCGTCCCCACCGCAATCGTGGACATCGACGAAGCCGAATCCTGCAGCTCGTCGGCGGCGGTGGCGGTGCCCCGGATCACTCCGCCGATGCTGCGCTCGAAGTCGTCGGCGATGCGGGCGAGATCCGTCCGCCGCTCCTCGGCAGAGCGGACCTTCATCTCTTCCTGTTCGGTGCGGAGCCGTGTCGTTTCAACCAGATGATCCCTGAAGACCTGCAGGCTTCGCGCAATCCGGCCGATCTCGTTGGTCCGGTCGACGAAGGGAATCTCGACCGCAAGATTGCCCTTGGCCAGTTCGTCCATCGCCGCGCAGGTCCTGTTGAGCGGAACGACCAGGCCGCGGCCGAGCCAGAATGCGACAAAGCCCGCGAGCGCCAAGCCGGCCAGCCCGCCGATCCCGGCCCAGATCATCCGGCGGAAAACCACCGCGTCGATATCGTCGACATAGGCGCCGGCCTGAAGCGCCAGCAGCTTGTCGCCCGCGCCAAACGACCCGACATAGGAAACCTTGCGGAGTTCGGCGCCACCGGCGGAGCGGGGCGAGAGATATTCGACAAAGCCGCCGCCGGCGCGCGCGGTCCGCACGATGTCCTGGATCAAGAGCTTGCCGCTCTTGTCCTTGAACTCCCAGCGGTTGACGTTGATGTATTTGGGATTGGCATGCACGTAGGTGACGCCGGCGTCGGCGCTGCCCGTGCCGTAGACGCCGATATAGTCCGAATATTCGCCCCAGCGCATGGCGCTGATGGAGGCAAAGGCCATCTGGCGCGCCTTGTCCGGCTCGATCCTGCCGGCCTTGGCCTCACCCTCGTAGTGGGCAAGAACCTTGGTCGCGGCCTCGACAAGATTGCGGACCGTGGTGCGCCGCTCGTCGAGCGTCGCATCGCGCAACACCAGGATCTGCAGGGCGGAGACGGCAAAAAGCACGATCGTCAGCGCCGCAATGATCATCGCAAAACGCTGATAGACGGTGAGGTTACGCATGCCGCTTGCCTTCCTGTTGGTTGAGGATTCGTACCAGCACAACGTTAATCCATTGTTATCGGGTTGCGCGGATGACCCGCAGCGTCCGATCGCGAGAATCGGCGCTTGAAATGACCGCGCCGCGGCGACACAATGGCGCCCACCCTTCCAACAAGACGTGCCAATGATCCCCGCACCGTGCGGAATCGCATGGTGCGCTAAGAGTGACCCACAATGGCTGAAGCCGATCTCGACATTTTCATCCGGCAAATCGCAAAAGCGCAGAACAAGAGCCTGATGGCCGCCGTCAAGAAACGGCGCGACCAGATCATGGCCCGCGCGGCCAAGGCCAAGGACAAGGAGACCCGGAATCAATTCCGGCTGATCGCCAAGAGCACGATGGAGCTCGGCACGGCGGCGGCCAAGCGGCTGCAGAATTCGGCGGAAAACACCGCCGATAGCTACGCCCGGGCGATCAGGAACGCCGCCGAGGAAGCCACGGCGGCTGCGAAGGCGGCGAAAAAGCCTGCCAAGAAGAAGGACGATTGAAGCGGCGCCCGAGCTCAGGCTGCCCTATGGGCACGGTAAATGCCGCGCTCGAATAGACGATAGACGTTAAGCGCGCGCTGGTCGGCGAACGGCAATATCTGCATCATGATCACCCCCGTGATACGCGACGCCGGGTCGATCCAATAGTAGGTATTGTAAAGCCCGGCCCATGTCAGGCTGCCCGCCCTGCGTCCGTCCGGTACAGGATCGATGTTGATCATATCGCCAAGCCCCCACCGCAGCCGGACTCCCGGGAAAAAATCGACGTTGTCGGACAATGCGGGATTTGTTGTCTTGAGAACTCCCGCGTCGAGGTTGCCGATCTGATTGGTGGACATGAGCGCGACCGTCTGCGGCCGCAGGATGCTCTTCCCGGCAAGTGCTCCGCCATTCAACAGCGCCTGGAGCAAAGTCAGATAATCCGGCGCTGTGGAATAGATGCCGCCACCACCGGAAATCACTTTCGGCTCGGTTCGTCTCACCAAGGGCTGCGGCGCAAGCGTCCCATCCGCCTTGCGCAAATGCAGACTTGCCTGGCGGCCGCGCTGCTTCTCGGTGAGCGAGAAGGCGGTGTCGTACATCCCGAGCGGACCCAGGATGTGATCGCGGAAATAGCGATCCAGACTTTGCCCACTGATGATCTCTACCAGCCGGCCGACCCGGTCGAGACTGCCGCCATAGGCCCACCTCGTGTCCGGATCGAACATCAGCGGCGCACGCGGCAGCGCGGTATCGTTGCGGGATGCCTTGCCGTAGCGAACGACATTCGTGTCCCAAAGCTGGTAGCTAAGCCCGGATGTGTGCGTCAACAGATTGCGTAGTGTGATGGGCTTTCGCGCGGCGCGCAGTTGCGGGGTCCCGTGCGGATCGAAACCATCGAGAACTTGAGGCGACCCAAGCGTCGGATCAATTCTCGCCGCCGGTTCGTCCAGCTTGAGTTTGTCCCGCTCGACGAGCTGCAGGGCTGCGACGGATGTCAGCAATTTGGTCATTGACGCGATACTGAAGACCGTATCGACCCACATCCTGGCAGCCGCGCCCATGCTTCTCGCGCCAAATGCGCCCTGGTAGATCACCGACTGCTCCGTTGCGGCCATGGCGACAACGCCCGGCACGTCTGCCGCATCGACCCGAGCCTGCAAGACGGCGTCGATTTCCAGGCTACGAGACGGCGTGCGCAACGGAGCCGCAAGGCCAGGAATGGCTGCACCGGGGATCAGGCCTGCCGCCGCGACGGCTGCCGTTCGCAACAACGTATCGCGCCGACTGAACCGCACTGTCATCGCGCTCCCCTCAACGCTTTGGCACCTAAGTGCTGCCGGCGGTAAGCATTCCCTTCAATTTCAGTACCGCGCTGTCAGGTGTCGTTAGCACTGGCCGCCTGGTTACCTCGGCGACCCGTTCTGCGGCAGGTGCCATGCTGTATTGCGCCAGCGCGATCAGGTCGCAATCGCGCAAATCTATTGAAGATTCGACGACCAAACGATCATGCGTCGCGCGGTCGCCGCGATCGAGCGCGGCCATGGCGCCTTCCGCCAGTTTCGGCACCAGTTCGATCGACGGCGGAAACTCCGGCGGCATCGAGGCCAGTGTAGGCGGAAACGTCGACAGCAGCCCAATTCGGCGCCCCCGCGCGACCGCCTGCTCGATCATCGCCTCATTGGGCTTGAGCACCGGCATCGGGGCGTGCGCGCGGGCGACCGCTTCGATGCAGGGGCCGAACGCCGAACAGGTGAACAGGATCGCGTCCGATCCGGTGCCGGCGGCGTAGCGCCCGAGCCGGAGGAAGCGCTCTGTCATCGCGTCGGTGAGCCCGCCGTCGCGCGCCAGATCGGCCGACAGGCTGTCGTCGAGCAGATTCATCAGGCGGGCGTCCGGCCAAAGCCTCGCAAAGGAGGCCTCGATCGGCACGATCGAATGCTTCAGGGCGTGGATCAGGGTGATGCGCATGCGCGACAGTCTGGCTGCGGCACGGCTGGTGTCAACCCGACGCGCCGCAATGGTTTTTTGTTTGACGCGTTTTCTTTACGCGAACCGGTATCCACCCCGGATCAAGTCCGGGGCAGGCTTTCGCTCGAAAACGCTATGACCTTCACTTAAACGGCAGGGCGTACATCAGGCCGCCCTTGGCCCAGGCCGCGTTCAGGCCGCGATCGAGCTTCAGCGGGCTCGACTTGCCGACATTGCGCTCAAATATCTCGCCGTAATTGCCACCCGCCTTGATTGCTTGCAGCATCCACTTGTTGTCGAGGCCGAACCGCGATCCGAGATCGCCTGACGTGCCGAGCAGCCGCTGGATGGCCGGGATGCTGGACTTCGCCATCTCGTCGGCATTGGCCGCGGTGACGCCGAGTTCTTCCGCCTCGATCAGGCCGTAATGCAGCCAGGCGATGATGTCGGTCCACACCTCGTCGCCGTTGCGGGTGAACGGCCCGAGCGGCTCCTTGCTGATGGTCTGCGGCAGCACGACATAGTCGGCGGGATTCGAGGCCGCCGTGGTGACGGCGCCCGCCAGCGCCGATGCGTCCTGGGTCATGGCATCGCAGCGCCCGCCGAAGAAGGTCTGGTACATGGTGTCGGTGCGGTCGAACACCAGCGGTTTCCATTCGATGCCGTTGGCGCGGCCGTAATCGCCGAGCGTGACTTCGTGGGTCGTGCCCTGCGCGACGCAGACGGTGGCGCCGTTCAGGCCCTTGAGATCCTTGACGCCGGCATCGGCACGCACGACAAACCCCTGGCCGTCGTAGAAATTGACCGGGCCCTGCCGCAGTCCGAGCGTCACGCCACGCAGATAGGTCTGGGTCGAGTTGCGGTAGAGCACGTCGATTTCGCCTGACTGCAGGGCGGTGAAGCGGTTCTGCGCCGTGAGTGCGACGTATCGCACTTTTTTGGCGTCGCCGAGCACGCCGGCCGCCAAGGCGCGGCAATAGTCGACGTCGAGCCCCTTGTAGTTGCCTTGCGAGTCCGGCGTCGAGAAGCCGGCAAAGCCGGTGCTGACGCCGCACACCAGCATGCCGCGCTGCTTGACCGTATCAAGCGTTCCGGCCTGCGCCGTCAGGCACGACGCGGCGAGCAAGCCTGTAGCGATGACGACCTTCTTCATATCGTTCCTCCTGCTAATGACCCACACTGTTCAAGGCGCTATCGACCGCGTGACCGAGGCGGTCGACAATCATGTCGATATCGTCCGACGTCGCGATATAGGGCGGCGCGAGCAGCACATGATCGCCGCTGCGGCCATCCATGCATCCGCCCGCGGGATAGCAGCCAAGGCCGCCTTCGAACGCGATGGCTTTGATGCGCTGGTTCAATTTCAGCGCCGGATCGAACGGCGCGCGGGTGGCGCGATCGGCGACGAGTTCGATGGCCTGGAACAGGCCGCGGCCCCTGATGTCGCCGACATGGCGGTGATTACCAAAACGCTCGGTCAGCCGCCGCTCGAGTTGCCCGCCGAGAGTCTTGACCCTGTCGAGCAATTGCTCGTCATCGATCACCCGCTGCACCTCGAGCGCCGCGGCGCAGGCCAGCGGGTGGGCCATATAGGTATGGCCGTGCAGGAACGCGCCCGAACCGTCGCGGATCACATCGACGATGCGCGCGCTCGCAAGCATGGCGCCGATCGGCTGGTAGCCGCCGCCCAGTCCCTTGGCGATCGCCTGGATGTCGGGCGCGATGCCTTCCTGCTCCCAGGCGTGGCGCGTGCCGGTGCGGCCCATGCCGCACATCACCTCGTCGAGGATGACCAGCGCACCGTGCCGGCCACAGATCTCCCGGACGGCGCGGAAATATCCCTCCGGCGCCGGCACGCAGCCGGCGGTCGCGCCCACAACGGGCTCGGCGATGAACGCCACCACGTTCTCCGGGCCAAGGCGCTGGAATTCCGCCTCGAGCTCGGCCGCCAGCCGGCCGACGAAATCCACATCGGATTCGCTGTCCTGTTTTTCGTGATAGGCGAAGGCCGGGGTCACGTGGCTGAAGGCCGACGACAGCAGCGGGGCATAGGGCTCGCGGCGCCACGCATTGCCGCCGGCAGCCAGCGCTCCCAGCGTATTGCCGTGATAGCTCTGGCGACGCGCGATGAAGCGCTGGCGCTGCGGCTGGCCGATCTCGATAAAATACTGCCGCGCCAGCTTGATAGCGGCCTCGATCGCTTCCGAACCGCCGCTGACGAGATAGGCGTAACCGAGACCGCCGGGCTCGTGGCCCACGAGCTTGTCGGCCAGCGCTTCGGCCGGCTCCGACGAGAAGAAGCTGGTGTGGGCGTAGGCCAGCTTAGACGCCTGCCGCGACATCGCCTCGAGCACACGCGGATGCTGGTGGCCGAGACAGGAGACGGCAGCGCCGCCGGATGCATCCAGAATCCGCCTTCCGCCCTCGCCAATCAGCCAGACGCCCTCGCCGCCGATCGCCCTGGGAGGGGTTTCACGCAGGCTTCGATGCAGCACCCGGCTCTTGCTGACGCTCATGACGGTCAACCCTCCTCGGCAACATATTGCGACATCGCGGCCAGCCGGCCTTCGGTCTCCTCAAGGCGGCGCTTTGCCTTGGCGCCGCCCAGCACGAAGGTGACCGCCGCCAGCGATTGCGCAATCGCAACGGCGCCGGTCAGGCTCGGGAAGAATCCGGGCGATGCGGCGGCCTCATAGAGCAGCAGATGATCGGCGCCCTCCGCCATCGGCGCGGTGATCGCGTCGGCAATCGCAATCAATGTGGCGCCGGAATCATGCGCGGCGCGCGCCGACAGCACGCTGGCCCTGGAATAGGGCGCAAAGCCGATGACCACGACCGCATCGCCGCGCTGGAAGGCGCCAAGGTCGAGATCTTCCGGACCGGAGCCGCCGACCAGTTGCACCTCGTCAGACCGAAACAGCCGGAGCTGATAGTTGAGCAACTCGGCGACGCTGCGGCAGCTTCGAAAGCCGGCGATCCAGATTCGCCGCGCGGCATGCAGCGCCTTGGCTGCTTCGGCCACGGAACTCGTGGAAATGCGCGCAAGGCCTGCCGCCTCGGCTTCCAGCTTGTCGGCGACCAACGAGATGTCGGCGTGGGGTCCCTTGCGGCCGGCGCGGGTGCGGGCCGAGAACGGCTGGGCCTGCGCCGGCCGGCGCGCCTCGGTCAACGCGGCGCGCAACTCGTCCCATCCGGAATAGCCCAGCGCTTTGGCCAGACGCGTGAAGGCCGCGGGATCGGCACCGGCCTCGGCGGCCAGATCGCGCATCGAACGCGTGGTGGCGTCGTAGTCATTGGCGGCGACGAAGCGCCCGACCTGCTGCAGCCGCGCCGGCAGCGACGGCAGGGCACTGCATAGTTCGCTCAGCGGCGAGGATTTCGGCTGGGACTGCGCCATGAAACATATGTTGCACAAATATCGTTTTGGTGCAACATTTGAAACGCGCCCCCAGGACGCATGGCCGAAGATCGCTGTTGCCAGAAGGATCCTTGTGCTGTGACAACATCGACGCCCGAACTCCGCCGCCGCAGGCAACTGCGCTTCTCGCTGAACCGCCAGCAGATCATCGGCCTGCTCTGGCAGGTCGCGGTAGTCGGGATCGCGGTCGCGATCGTCGCCTTCCTGTGGTCGAACGCCCTGCACAATCTGTCGGTACGGCGGATTTCGACCGGCTTCGCCTTTCTCGGCCGCGAAGCCGGGATGCCGATCGCGGACACCTGGCTCGCCTACAGCCCCAGGGATCCTTACGCCCGTGCCTTCATCGTCGGCATCATCAATACGCTCCGCGTCGCGGTAATCGGCATCGTGCTGGCGACCGTGATCGGCACGCTGATCGGCATCGCGCGGCTGTCGTCGAACTGGCTGTTGTCACGGCTGGCCGCCGTCTATGTCGAACTGCTCCGCGACATTCCCCTGCTGCTGCAATTGCTGTTCTGGTATGTGCTGATGCAGGGATTGCCGGCGGCGCGGGCCGCATGGAAGCCGATCGAGGGAGTGTTTCTTTCCAACCGGGGCTTGATACTTCCATCAGTCCCGATCGCGGAAGCAAACCTCTGGGTGATCGCGGCCGTCGTGGCCGGGCTGATCGCGCTCTATGTGCTGCGGCGGCAATTGATGGCGCGGCAGATGGCCGACGGCAAGGTGCGGCGTCTCTGGCCCTACGCGCTGGCGCTCGTCGTCGGATTTCCGGCGCTGGTGTCGTTTGGCCTCGGCGCATCCTGGACCGTGACGATGCCGGAACTGCGCGGCTTCAATTTCGTCGGCGGGCTGACGCTGG
This window harbors:
- a CDS encoding methyl-accepting chemotaxis protein, with protein sequence MRNLTVYQRFAMIIAALTIVLFAVSALQILVLRDATLDERRTTVRNLVEAATKVLAHYEGEAKAGRIEPDKARQMAFASISAMRWGEYSDYIGVYGTGSADAGVTYVHANPKYINVNRWEFKDKSGKLLIQDIVRTARAGGGFVEYLSPRSAGGAELRKVSYVGSFGAGDKLLALQAGAYVDDIDAVVFRRMIWAGIGGLAGLALAGFVAFWLGRGLVVPLNRTCAAMDELAKGNLAVEIPFVDRTNEIGRIARSLQVFRDHLVETTRLRTEQEEMKVRSAEERRTDLARIADDFERSIGGVIRGTATAADELQDSASSMSTIAVGTTDQSAKVAAAAEQTASNVQTVAASAEELSSSIQEIARQVTQSSSIAQSAVGQAGRTEAMVGRLVEASQKIGEVMALIQTIAGQTNLLALNATIEAARAGDAGRGFAVVANEVKALSSQTAKATEEITSQIQAIRDATGSTVEAIREIGTTIGQMNEITGSIAAAVEEQGAATNEIARSVQQAAQGAQEVMQNITGVREASSKVDAAATLVLNAAAQLTSQSEQLETETGKFLGNIRAA
- a CDS encoding serine hydrolase domain-containing protein; protein product: MTVRFSRRDTLLRTAAVAAAGLIPGAAIPGLAAPLRTPSRSLEIDAVLQARVDAADVPGVVAMAATEQSVIYQGAFGARSMGAAARMWVDTVFSIASMTKLLTSVAALQLVERDKLKLDEPAARIDPTLGSPQVLDGFDPHGTPQLRAARKPITLRNLLTHTSGLSYQLWDTNVVRYGKASRNDTALPRAPLMFDPDTRWAYGGSLDRVGRLVEIISGQSLDRYFRDHILGPLGMYDTAFSLTEKQRGRQASLHLRKADGTLAPQPLVRRTEPKVISGGGGIYSTAPDYLTLLQALLNGGALAGKSILRPQTVALMSTNQIGNLDAGVLKTTNPALSDNVDFFPGVRLRWGLGDMINIDPVPDGRRAGSLTWAGLYNTYYWIDPASRITGVIMMQILPFADQRALNVYRLFERGIYRAHRAA
- a CDS encoding transporter, yielding MLFFLALPAEAHHPGGGGNTGSGGPINTISADTLSEGLIAASVRYEFIRLGQLSDADLLAAASKGTHAHSLRSIDAISISAAYGITNDFTVAVRAGGVRRSGIREPAEDMLSGGHMGMMNTSDMSSLMSPDGINRRGNSAGFGDVTMLGQYRFHNNAQTGTSAAVLFGFKAPTGNTNQRDAAGQLFQAEFQPGSGSWDGLFGAAFTKRTGRWSFDVSGLYYLISTGTQDTNLGDRFLFGTAVSYRLVGANGSAKEVALHEYCMQPRNQLQEHCLYHANHDHSDMMKTPYTLDLVLELNGEWHDKQKIAGIPDPNSGGTTVYLSPGVRVGFDRFSGFVSVGVPVINLHNGVQSKPDYRILTGIGARLN
- a CDS encoding copper chaperone PCu(A)C, with product MTTIVRDIFVFVTAAIFVAASLLIATAAGAHEFKVGAIDIGHPWSRPTPKDANIAGGYLTITNKGKTADRLIGGASPAAGQIEVHEIVDVDGVTKTRPLANGIEIKPGKTIELKPGSLRIVLLGLKEPLQLGQKVKGTLVFEKAGPVEIVYNVEENPGAAVSGVAQQHKHH
- a CDS encoding arylsulfatase, which produces MRITLIHALKHSIVPIEASFARLWPDARLMNLLDDSLSADLARDGGLTDAMTERFLRLGRYAAGTGSDAILFTCSAFGPCIEAVARAHAPMPVLKPNEAMIEQAVARGRRIGLLSTFPPTLASMPPEFPPSIELVPKLAEGAMAALDRGDRATHDRLVVESSIDLRDCDLIALAQYSMAPAAERVAEVTRRPVLTTPDSAVLKLKGMLTAGST
- a CDS encoding amino acid ABC transporter substrate-binding protein, with protein sequence MKKVVIATGLLAASCLTAQAGTLDTVKQRGMLVCGVSTGFAGFSTPDSQGNYKGLDVDYCRALAAGVLGDAKKVRYVALTAQNRFTALQSGEIDVLYRNSTQTYLRGVTLGLRQGPVNFYDGQGFVVRADAGVKDLKGLNGATVCVAQGTTHEVTLGDYGRANGIEWKPLVFDRTDTMYQTFFGGRCDAMTQDASALAGAVTTAASNPADYVVLPQTISKEPLGPFTRNGDEVWTDIIAWLHYGLIEAEELGVTAANADEMAKSSIPAIQRLLGTSGDLGSRFGLDNKWMLQAIKAGGNYGEIFERNVGKSSPLKLDRGLNAAWAKGGLMYALPFK
- a CDS encoding creatininase family protein, with product MSIEVEWARMTAPDLREIAARKGALAILPAGSLEQHGPHPPVITDTASASAASIAAARLVVEGPNPVPVAVLPGLWLGLSEHHLPFGGTISVDYAAYRAILESIVRSLRALGFVRLLIVNGHGGNIDPLAVASRELAVAYDFPIVATTPWFLAPAKIAAIFESDTAPKHACEGETSVMMAIAKDIVKAHKLDEAMQQAPAPVQAPAGFSRFYSFSERAPITGTWGDPRTATAEKGARFLAVQAEALAEAIRDAVLWSRPDPVWRSGRGQETTAGKAE